A single Thunnus thynnus chromosome 6, fThuThy2.1, whole genome shotgun sequence DNA region contains:
- the LOC137185271 gene encoding probable G-protein coupled receptor 139: MGVTNLYLSNMYTLSEEASMMLQFMVQSVVQENMSPQKKHWMVTLQEVFYPALAAVGIPSNIITLLIIWRRNCMLSRSSTFYLMAISVADNLVLIFIVVLELSVKYHQQEPFWSYEPWCNLRDIFNYGAYNASTWLVVVFTVERFVAIHTWKMKTKICTSRCAAWTITAVFLLSHFFAIPYYWSNVSVFENNLTRCIYKPEAPSHFIHALIWFQTLQAYILPFLIILTLNGLTLRLISLSNRVHITTDLTSRVHKVMPLLRSRRRKSVVLLVTVSMSFVLLSVTRVITQIILRTTHMYTLDRNDYNLLINIAADTGTMLSLTNAAANMYLYVCTQSKFRQEFLACVRQVSFYCKTKV; the protein is encoded by the exons ATGGGAGTGACCAACTTGTACCTAAGCAATATGTACACATTGAGCGAAGAGGCTTCCATGATGCTGCAGTTCATGGTACAGTCTGTGGTACAAGAGAATATGAGCCCTCAAAAGAAACACTGGATGGTGACACTACAAGAAGTTTTCTACCCTGCCTTAGCAGCTGTGGGCATCCCCT CCAACATCATCACCTTATTGATCATCTGGAGGAGGAACTGCATGCTCTCCAGGTCCAGCACCTTCTATCTGATGGCCATCTCTGTGGCTGACAACCTTGTACTGATCTTCATTGTGGTTCTTGAGCTTTCTGTTAAGTACCACCAGCAAGAGCCGTTTTGGAGTTACGAGCCCTGGTGTAACCTAAGGGATATTTTTAACTACGGTGCCTACAATGCCTCAACGTGGCTGGTGGTTGTGTTCACAGTGGAACGTTTTGTCGCCATCCACACTTggaaaatgaaaaccaaaatctGCACCTCAAGATGTGCAGCATGGACTATCACAGCTGTCTTCCTCTTAAGTCATTTCTTTGCCATTCCTTACTACTGGTCTAATGTGTCAGTCTTCGAGAACAACCTGACCAGATGTATTTACAAACCAGAGGCCCCATCTCATTTCATTCATGCACTCATTTGGTTTCAAACATTGCAAGCCTACATACTGCCCTTCCTCATCATTCTCACACTTAACGGGCTGACTCTGCGCCTGATCTCTCTCAGCAACCGTGTTCACATCACCACAGATTTAACCTCCAGGGTCCACAAGGTTATGCCCCTGCTGCGCTCCAGGAGGAGAAAATCTGTGGTGCTTCTGGTGACTGTGTCCATGAGTTTTGTCCTGCTGTCTGTCACCCGTGTTATCACTCAAATCATCCTCCGCACGACTCACATGTACACTTTGGATCGTAATGATTATAATCTCCTGATAAATATAGCAGCTGACACTGGCACCATGTTGAGCCTGACCAACGCTGCTGCAAACATGTACCTGTACGTCTGCACCCAGTCCAAGTTTCGCCAGGAGTTCTTAGCCTGTGTCAGACAGGTGTCCTTCTACTGCAAAACAAAAGTctag